The Flammeovirgaceae bacterium genome contains a region encoding:
- the ruvC gene encoding crossover junction endodeoxyribonuclease RuvC has translation MGKLIREKIILGLDPGTNVTGYGIICIRGSAIQLLQFGVIQLGKTDNHEVKLKRIFERVLALIDEYHPDEVALEAPFYGKNVQSMLKLGRAQGVAMSAALYRQIPIVEYAPKKVKQSVTGNGNASKEQVAKMLMSLFTLREVPKLLDATDALAVAVCHHFQKGKSTTKRSGWASFVKANPHRIKSR, from the coding sequence GTGGGCAAACTGATTCGGGAGAAGATTATCCTTGGACTTGACCCGGGCACCAACGTAACGGGCTACGGCATCATCTGCATCCGCGGTAGCGCCATTCAGCTTCTCCAGTTTGGCGTTATCCAGTTAGGCAAAACGGATAACCATGAAGTGAAACTGAAAAGAATCTTTGAGCGTGTACTGGCGCTTATTGATGAATACCACCCCGATGAGGTTGCCCTCGAAGCTCCATTTTATGGCAAGAATGTTCAGTCCATGCTGAAACTCGGCCGCGCGCAGGGCGTGGCTATGTCGGCCGCGTTGTACCGGCAGATTCCGATTGTGGAGTATGCACCAAAAAAAGTTAAGCAGTCGGTTACCGGTAACGGCAATGCTTCGAAAGAACAGGTAGCCAAAATGCTGATGTCGCTGTTTACCTTACGCGAAGTGCCTAAATTGCTGGATGCCACTGATGCGCTGGCTGTAGCTGTGTGCCATCATTTTCAAAAAGGAAAATCAACAACAAAGCGATCGGGCTGGGCCAGCTTTGTAAAAGCCAATCCGCATCGCATTAAATCAAGATAA
- the wecB gene encoding UDP-N-acetylglucosamine 2-epimerase (non-hydrolyzing) produces MKITLVAGARPNFMKIAPIIRAIEKSNRAGNKPITYRLVHTGQHYDEKLSEVFFKELEIPEPHVNLGVGSGSQAEQTARIMMAFEKDLLANPCDLVVVVGDVNSTMACTIVAKKLNTKVAHVEGGIRSFDMTMPEEINRIVTDSLADYFFTTSEVANENLRKTGVRNEQLFFVGNTMIDSLAGNLNKTRKPALWDQHRLEPKNYFVLTLHRPSNVDDPAVFSQLIKAISKSAGSSNVVFPVHPRTQRNAKEIKGIDNIILSDPLSYLEFIYLVQHCAGVITDSGGIQEETTWLDIPCITLRKSTERPETVTVGTNEVIGDDYPLLEKLVAKIKSGQWKDGGIPKYWDGKTAERIVAELLRLS; encoded by the coding sequence GTGAAAATTACTTTAGTGGCAGGGGCGCGCCCGAATTTCATGAAGATTGCCCCCATCATCCGGGCCATTGAAAAGTCGAACCGGGCCGGTAATAAGCCGATAACCTACCGGCTGGTGCATACCGGCCAGCATTATGATGAAAAGTTAAGCGAAGTGTTTTTTAAAGAACTGGAAATTCCTGAACCCCATGTAAACCTGGGGGTGGGTTCAGGTTCGCAGGCTGAACAAACTGCCCGCATTATGATGGCCTTTGAGAAAGACCTGCTGGCTAACCCGTGCGATCTGGTGGTGGTGGTGGGCGATGTAAACTCTACCATGGCCTGTACTATTGTAGCAAAGAAGCTGAACACCAAAGTGGCGCACGTGGAAGGCGGCATCCGCTCGTTTGACATGACCATGCCCGAAGAAATCAACCGGATAGTAACCGATTCGCTGGCGGATTATTTTTTTACCACCAGCGAAGTGGCCAACGAAAATTTGAGAAAAACGGGTGTTCGTAATGAACAGCTGTTTTTTGTAGGCAATACTATGATCGACTCGCTGGCGGGTAACCTGAACAAAACCCGTAAACCGGCATTATGGGATCAGCACCGGCTTGAACCCAAAAACTATTTTGTGTTAACGCTTCACCGGCCATCGAATGTGGATGACCCGGCTGTGTTTTCGCAACTTATCAAAGCCATTTCGAAGAGCGCGGGCAGCAGCAACGTGGTGTTTCCGGTACACCCCCGTACGCAGCGCAATGCAAAAGAAATCAAGGGCATTGATAATATCATCCTTTCCGACCCCCTCAGCTACCTTGAGTTTATTTACCTGGTACAACACTGTGCGGGTGTAATTACCGACAGCGGGGGTATTCAGGAGGAAACCACCTGGCTGGATATCCCGTGCATTACACTTCGTAAAAGTACCGAACGGCCTGAAACGGTTACTGTTGGAACGAACGAAGTGATTGGCGATGATTACCCGTTGCTTGAAAAGTTGGTGGCTAAAATAAAATCCGGCCAATGGAAGGACGGAGGTATTCCGAAATATTGGGATGGCAAAACTGCTGAACGGATTGTAGCTGAGTTGCTCCGGTTATCTTGA
- a CDS encoding glycosyltransferase family 4 protein has protein sequence MTIGMLLNAPYPADVRIRKEAAALQAAGHRIHLLCLRRKDEPYQDTSDGIAITRIDAGKNNIALALWDIMMSLTFEHPVFKKKIPAWISENNIEVLHVHDLPLAGTALATKKKINIPVIADFHENYPDALQVWFKWKKNPLAHLKNVLFMNPTRWRKHEAKTVRHADYVIAVVDEMRNRLISEYRADPNKIIIVTNSEDQSFLQQPLDSAIYKEYEGKFIVTYTGGIGPHRGVDTAIGAMQYLKDKNVVLIVAGFGNETVMKNLRHLADELGVAHKVHFLGKQSFSRFYSLMHFADVNIIPHKSTPHTDNTIPHKLFQGMMAGKPMLVSSSAPLKRIIENTKAGLVFTAGDANDLSEKILQLIHDNALCRQLGQNGVQATASGGMNWETDQQSLLHLYQQLEYSLKK, from the coding sequence ATGACCATCGGCATGCTGTTAAACGCTCCTTACCCGGCCGATGTACGCATCCGCAAAGAAGCCGCAGCCCTGCAGGCAGCCGGCCACCGCATTCATCTGTTGTGCCTCCGCAGAAAAGACGAGCCGTATCAGGATACTTCAGACGGCATTGCAATTACCCGTATTGATGCCGGTAAAAATAATATTGCACTTGCCCTTTGGGATATCATGATGTCGCTGACATTTGAGCACCCTGTTTTCAAAAAAAAAATACCGGCCTGGATTTCTGAAAACAACATCGAAGTACTGCATGTGCACGACTTACCCCTGGCGGGTACCGCGCTTGCGACAAAGAAAAAAATCAACATTCCGGTTATTGCTGATTTTCATGAAAACTACCCGGATGCCCTGCAGGTGTGGTTTAAATGGAAGAAAAACCCGCTGGCGCACCTGAAGAATGTTTTGTTTATGAACCCGACTCGCTGGAGGAAGCATGAAGCAAAAACAGTAAGGCATGCCGATTATGTAATTGCCGTAGTGGATGAAATGCGCAACAGGCTAATCAGTGAGTACCGTGCTGATCCAAACAAAATCATAATCGTTACCAACTCAGAAGACCAATCGTTTCTTCAGCAGCCGCTTGACTCTGCCATTTATAAAGAGTACGAAGGCAAATTCATTGTAACCTACACCGGTGGAATAGGCCCGCACCGCGGTGTGGATACCGCCATCGGGGCCATGCAATACCTCAAGGATAAAAACGTGGTACTAATCGTGGCCGGCTTCGGCAACGAAACGGTAATGAAAAACCTTCGCCACCTTGCTGACGAACTGGGCGTAGCACACAAGGTGCACTTCCTTGGCAAGCAGTCCTTCTCGCGCTTTTATTCACTCATGCACTTTGCCGATGTTAACATCATTCCGCATAAATCAACACCGCATACCGATAATACCATTCCACACAAACTCTTTCAGGGCATGATGGCCGGCAAACCCATGCTGGTTAGTTCAAGTGCACCGCTAAAACGGATAATCGAAAATACAAAAGCAGGATTGGTTTTTACCGCTGGCGATGCCAACGACCTGAGCGAAAAAATTCTACAACTGATTCACGACAACGCCTTGTGCCGGCAACTTGGGCAAAACGGTGTTCAGGCTACCGCCTCCGGTGGGATGAACTGGGAAACCGATCAGCAATCCTTACTTCACCTGTATCAACAGCTTGAGTACTCATTGAAAAAATGA